A DNA window from Halorubrum sp. DM2 contains the following coding sequences:
- a CDS encoding molybdopterin synthase produces MRPISIVGDGAAGLARRLAGRLDGRVAVVERDGDSAEGGRPDPEPSGPAADGGIVGPAQRPEADTAIAFDGDGNWTGRGTIEGFDDLLDGLAPDHDYLLAVGESRLRVPAVLLGPDPDPDSVPGTVLATAASPGAVDLDSLVADLDTADPWITRETLVGRVEASADADRSGAIATFTGRVRARDGPDDDRTTHLAFEKYEGVAEERMDAIADELTDRDGVFDVRMHHRTGVIEAGEDIVFVVVLAGHRREAFRTVEDGIDRLKDEVPIFKKEATESETFWVHRRD; encoded by the coding sequence ATGCGACCGATATCGATCGTCGGCGACGGGGCCGCCGGGCTGGCGCGACGGCTCGCGGGGCGACTCGACGGGCGGGTCGCCGTCGTGGAGCGCGACGGCGACTCTGCCGAGGGAGGCAGACCGGATCCGGAGCCGAGCGGTCCGGCCGCCGACGGCGGGATCGTCGGCCCGGCTCAGCGCCCCGAGGCCGACACCGCGATCGCGTTCGACGGGGACGGGAACTGGACCGGGCGGGGGACGATCGAGGGGTTCGACGACCTGCTGGACGGGCTCGCCCCCGACCACGACTACCTGCTGGCGGTCGGCGAGTCGCGGCTGCGGGTGCCCGCGGTCCTGCTCGGTCCCGATCCGGACCCCGATAGCGTGCCGGGGACCGTCCTCGCGACCGCGGCCTCCCCGGGCGCGGTCGACCTCGACTCCCTCGTCGCCGACCTCGACACCGCGGACCCGTGGATCACCCGCGAGACGCTCGTTGGGCGCGTCGAGGCGTCGGCGGACGCGGACCGGTCGGGCGCGATCGCCACGTTCACCGGTCGCGTGCGCGCTCGTGACGGTCCGGACGACGACCGGACGACCCACCTCGCGTTCGAGAAGTACGAGGGGGTCGCCGAGGAGCGCATGGACGCCATCGCGGACGAGCTCACGGACCGCGACGGCGTCTTTGACGTGCGGATGCACCACCGCACGGGAGTGATCGAGGCGGGCGAGGACATCGTGTTCGTCGTCGTCCTCGCCGGCCACCGCCGGGAGGCGTTCCGAACCGTCGAGGACGGGATCGACCGGCTGAAAGACGAGGTCCCGATATTCAAAAAGGAGGCGACGGAATCGGAGACGTTCTGGGTCCACCGACGCGACTGA
- a CDS encoding site-2 protease family protein, translating to MPDHEDAATPDDGAPRPEPLRTFFRIDEVRREDGRVRYHGESYVPERTLLRKLTPYFREAGYEVDVEAVEGGHVVVATPFDRGREGIPWVNVAMFAATVLSTLFVGAYGWYYVPLAEIQSNPLTLLQAWPFTAAVLGVLMTHELGHYAAGRYHGVPVSLPYVIPFVFPFGTLGAVIRIRGRMPSRKVLFDIGAAGPIAGLVATVIVTAIGLSLDPIRVPAELASSSGAMIRFNNPPLLGLIADALGQPTSYGDPRLTAHPVVIGGWVGMFFTLLNLLPVGQLDGGHMVRAMVGPRQETVAALVPGVLFGIAAYLHFWRGLGLNESVGLWAFWGVFAAVIAFNGPADPTDEGGLGLPRLAVGVATFAVGALCFLLVPIQVIGA from the coding sequence ATGCCAGATCACGAGGACGCGGCGACGCCCGACGACGGCGCGCCGCGTCCGGAGCCGCTCCGAACGTTCTTCCGGATCGACGAGGTCCGCCGCGAGGACGGTCGCGTGCGATACCATGGCGAGTCGTACGTCCCGGAGCGGACGCTGTTGCGGAAGCTGACCCCGTACTTCCGGGAGGCGGGCTACGAGGTCGACGTCGAGGCCGTCGAGGGGGGCCACGTCGTCGTCGCGACGCCGTTCGACCGCGGTCGCGAGGGGATCCCGTGGGTGAACGTCGCCATGTTCGCGGCGACCGTGCTGTCGACGCTTTTCGTCGGCGCGTACGGCTGGTACTACGTCCCGCTCGCGGAGATCCAGTCGAACCCGCTGACGCTGCTTCAGGCGTGGCCGTTCACCGCCGCCGTCCTCGGCGTCCTGATGACCCACGAACTCGGCCACTACGCCGCCGGACGCTACCACGGCGTCCCCGTCTCCCTCCCGTACGTCATCCCGTTCGTCTTCCCGTTCGGGACGCTCGGCGCGGTCATCCGCATCCGCGGCCGCATGCCCTCGCGGAAGGTCCTCTTCGACATCGGCGCGGCCGGGCCGATCGCGGGGCTGGTCGCGACGGTGATAGTGACCGCGATCGGCCTCTCGCTCGACCCGATCCGGGTGCCGGCGGAGCTCGCGAGCTCGTCGGGGGCGATGATCCGGTTCAACAACCCGCCGCTGTTGGGACTCATCGCCGACGCGCTCGGCCAGCCGACGAGCTACGGCGACCCGCGGCTCACCGCCCACCCGGTGGTGATCGGCGGCTGGGTGGGGATGTTCTTCACCCTCCTGAACCTCCTGCCGGTCGGCCAGCTCGACGGCGGCCACATGGTTCGGGCGATGGTCGGCCCCCGGCAGGAGACGGTCGCGGCGCTCGTCCCCGGCGTCCTGTTCGGAATCGCCGCGTACCTCCACTTCTGGCGGGGGCTCGGCCTGAACGAGTCCGTCGGCCTGTGGGCGTTCTGGGGGGTGTTCGCGGCGGTGATCGCCTTCAACGGGCCGGCAGATCCGACCGACGAGGGCGGGCTGGGGCTGCCGCGGCTCGCGGTCGGCGTCGCCACGTTCGCCGTCGGCGCGCTCTGTTTCCTCTTGGTGCCGATCCAAGTCATCGGAGCGTGA
- a CDS encoding FkbM family methyltransferase, translating to MTGFSSRARARVERLGFRTLYRVADLTYALGVATPKRTVAGTYWSYEPTNPHGDDPGLAALDRLPDDAVIVDAGAHVGEHAIPLARNTERRVVAFEPNGESADRLARNAERNGLGDRLDLRRAGLGDANATLTFYRSTFSKCSAFDRDLATRWGARVAGTESVPVRRLDGLVEGVGDSGPTEGVAVPPPDAIKVDVEGHEAAVLRGAAEAIATHRPLLVVEVHDADSADDEAEAADSATDDSAELREWLRNRGYAVEDAEDVWVCRPIEGPEARD from the coding sequence ATGACCGGATTCTCCTCGCGAGCGCGTGCGCGAGTCGAACGGCTCGGCTTCCGAACGCTGTACCGGGTCGCCGACCTGACGTACGCGCTCGGCGTCGCGACCCCGAAGCGGACGGTCGCCGGGACCTACTGGAGCTACGAGCCGACGAACCCCCACGGCGACGACCCGGGGCTCGCCGCGCTCGACCGCCTGCCGGACGACGCGGTGATCGTCGACGCCGGCGCGCACGTCGGCGAACACGCGATCCCGCTGGCGCGAAACACCGAGCGGCGGGTGGTCGCGTTCGAACCCAACGGGGAGAGCGCTGACCGGCTGGCGCGGAACGCGGAGCGGAACGGGCTCGGCGACCGGCTCGACCTCAGGCGGGCGGGGCTCGGGGACGCGAACGCGACGCTGACCTTCTACCGGTCGACGTTCTCGAAGTGCTCGGCGTTCGACCGCGACCTCGCGACGAGGTGGGGCGCGCGCGTCGCGGGCACGGAGTCGGTCCCGGTCCGGCGGCTCGACGGCCTTGTCGAGGGTGTCGGCGACTCCGGTCCGACAGAGGGCGTCGCCGTCCCGCCGCCGGACGCGATCAAGGTCGACGTGGAGGGCCACGAGGCCGCTGTCCTCCGGGGGGCCGCGGAGGCGATCGCGACCCACCGGCCGCTGCTCGTGGTGGAGGTTCACGACGCGGACTCGGCGGACGACGAGGCCGAGGCAGCCGATTCTGCGACCGACGATTCTGCCGAACTACGTGAGTGGTTGAGAAATCGCGGCTACGCGGTCGAGGACGCGGAGGACGTGTGGGTCTGTCGGCCGATCGAGGGGCCGGAAGCGCGGGACTGA